A window of the Pyrodictium abyssi genome harbors these coding sequences:
- a CDS encoding phosphate-starvation-inducible PsiE family protein has product MASSDAREHHFQERLLARVAAGVYEAFEIIALLALSIATAMAIIDFFKTLVEHGFIYTEVVEKVLLIFVFIDLTRTIVGSIVEGRFRMDILFEAITIAIARDLIGFLAFIGQQFNPVKAIVLTGMLATSVVLWIFARRIEIREPGPRIGLYGHAKRKKKTEQAKP; this is encoded by the coding sequence ATGGCATCTAGCGACGCTAGAGAGCACCATTTCCAGGAGAGACTGCTTGCACGGGTAGCAGCGGGGGTCTACGAGGCCTTCGAGATAATAGCCCTCCTAGCACTCTCCATAGCCACAGCCATGGCCATAATAGACTTCTTCAAGACGCTAGTGGAGCACGGCTTCATCTACACCGAGGTAGTCGAAAAGGTACTGCTAATATTCGTGTTCATAGACCTCACAAGGACCATAGTAGGCAGCATAGTAGAGGGCCGCTTCAGGATGGACATACTCTTCGAGGCCATAACCATAGCGATTGCCAGGGACCTCATAGGCTTCCTAGCCTTCATAGGCCAGCAGTTCAACCCGGTCAAGGCGATAGTGCTCACCGGTATGCTAGCCACCTCGGTAGTGCTATGGATATTCGCCAGGAGGATCGAGATAAGAGAGCCAGGGCCAAGGATAGGCCTCTATGGCCACGCGAAGCGGAAGAAGAAAACAGAGCAAGCCAAGCCCTAG
- the cutA gene encoding divalent-cation tolerance protein CutA, whose translation MESGLVVVYVTAPRGKGAEIARKLLEERLAACINIAEVNSMYWWQGKIEEDKEDLLVIKTTVARLEELIRRVKEIHPYTVPEVVALPVIACLGDYCRWAREETNPQRNV comes from the coding sequence ATGGAGTCCGGGCTAGTAGTCGTCTATGTGACCGCGCCTAGGGGTAAGGGCGCAGAGATAGCGCGTAAGCTGCTAGAGGAGAGGCTAGCAGCGTGCATAAACATCGCCGAGGTGAATAGCATGTACTGGTGGCAGGGCAAGATAGAGGAGGACAAGGAGGACCTACTAGTGATAAAGACTACCGTGGCGAGGCTAGAGGAGCTCATACGCCGGGTCAAGGAGATACACCCGTACACAGTGCCCGAGGTGGTAGCACTCCCCGTGATAGCGTGCCTCGGCGACTACTGCCGCTGGGCCCGCGAGGAAACCAATCCCCAGAGAAATGTTTAA
- a CDS encoding GNAT family N-acetyltransferase, which translates to MARVVNAAFSRYQWYSPITVRDYANYLGYIEKRYKTLYLLAWSPSGELAGYLQAYINPNLAEGFSGYIEEVAVDPRYQGHGLGSSLVVKTARRLYNETRHVYLNSVRGLEGFYEKLGFAIVDETVYYEASLTLFPERAVTVYTG; encoded by the coding sequence GTGGCCAGGGTCGTTAACGCGGCGTTCTCGAGGTACCAGTGGTACAGCCCCATCACGGTACGCGACTACGCCAACTACCTGGGGTACATCGAGAAGCGCTACAAGACGCTATACCTGCTAGCCTGGAGCCCTAGCGGGGAGCTAGCAGGCTACCTACAGGCATACATCAACCCCAACCTAGCCGAGGGCTTTTCAGGCTACATAGAGGAGGTCGCTGTAGACCCCCGCTACCAGGGCCACGGCCTAGGAAGCAGCCTAGTAGTCAAGACCGCTCGGAGGCTCTACAACGAGACGCGTCACGTCTACCTAAACTCTGTCCGGGGGCTTGAAGGCTTCTATGAGAAGCTAGGCTTCGCCATCGTGGACGAGACTGTGTACTACGAGGCAAGCCTCACACTGTTCCCCGAGAGGGCTGTAACCGTCTACACAGGCTAG